One genomic region from Nocardia vinacea encodes:
- the polA gene encoding DNA polymerase I: MAASDAGGERPTLLLLDGHSVAYRAFFALPAENFKTVTGQTTNAVYGFTAMLINLLRDEKPTHIAAAFDVSRKTFRTEAYPEYKAGRNATPDEFRGQVELTKDVLGAMGIPVMAIDGFEADDLIATIATQAVGEGFRVLIVSGDRDAIQLVSDEVTLLYPRKGVSDLTRFTPDEVMAKYQLTPAQYPDYAALRGDPSDNLPGIPGVGEKTAAKWIREYGDLTTLVDKVDEVKGKVGDALRANLSSVVLNRQLTEMVRDVPLPYTPDQLAQQPWDRNKIHQLFDDLEFRVLRDRLFETLAPPEPEAESGFEISGGALEVGAVTGWLAEHAKVGVRHGISVVGTSAPGNGDTRALAIAAADGESGYIDVAVLTPEDEAALGAWLADPAVPKALHEAKAAMHALRGRGWTLAGLTSDTALAAYLVRPGQRSFNLDDLSLRYLHRELRAETDETPQLSLLDDADTVDAELAQTEMLRARAVLDLAEALDGELRQIESSALLDDMELPLLSVLAELENAGIAVDIEQLENLQRQFADKVTDAATAAYGVIGKQINLGSPKQLQVVLFDELDMPKTKRTKTGYTTDADALESLFEKTEHPFLRHLLEHRDATRLKVTVDGLLKSVADDGRIHTTFNQTIAATGRLSSTEPNLQNIPIRTDTGRQIRDTFVVGPGYQSLMTADYSQIEMRIMAHLSGDEGLIEAFNSGEDLHTFVASKAFDIPLSEVTPEMRRRIKAMSYGLAYGLSSYGLSAQLKISTQEAKEQMEVYFDRFGGIRDYLYEVVEQARKVGYTETLFGRRRYLPDLDSSNRQRREGAERMALNAPIQGTAADIIKVAMINVHKAIKEAGLHSRMLLQIHDELVFEVAEGEKDTLDALAREQMSSAITLSVPLDVSVGTGRSWDSAAH, translated from the coding sequence ATGGCAGCCAGTGATGCGGGTGGTGAGCGGCCTACGTTGTTGCTGTTGGACGGGCATTCGGTTGCCTATCGCGCGTTCTTCGCGCTGCCCGCGGAGAACTTCAAGACGGTCACCGGGCAGACCACGAATGCGGTGTACGGATTCACCGCGATGCTGATCAATCTGTTGCGGGACGAGAAGCCGACGCATATCGCGGCCGCTTTCGACGTCAGCCGCAAGACCTTCCGTACCGAGGCGTATCCGGAGTACAAGGCGGGGCGCAATGCCACGCCCGATGAGTTCCGCGGCCAGGTCGAACTCACCAAGGATGTGCTCGGCGCCATGGGCATCCCGGTGATGGCGATCGACGGTTTCGAGGCCGACGACCTGATCGCCACCATCGCGACGCAGGCCGTGGGCGAGGGTTTCCGCGTTCTGATCGTCTCCGGCGACCGTGATGCCATCCAGTTGGTCAGCGATGAGGTCACACTGCTCTACCCGCGCAAGGGCGTCTCCGATCTCACCCGGTTCACTCCGGATGAGGTGATGGCCAAATATCAGCTCACCCCGGCCCAGTACCCGGATTACGCGGCCCTGCGCGGCGACCCGAGCGATAACCTGCCCGGCATTCCGGGCGTCGGGGAGAAGACCGCCGCCAAGTGGATTCGCGAATACGGCGATCTGACCACCCTCGTCGACAAGGTGGACGAGGTAAAGGGCAAGGTCGGCGACGCACTGCGCGCCAACCTCAGCAGTGTCGTGCTCAACCGTCAGCTCACCGAGATGGTCCGCGACGTTCCGCTGCCCTATACCCCCGATCAGCTGGCCCAGCAGCCGTGGGATCGCAACAAGATCCACCAGCTCTTCGACGACCTGGAGTTCCGGGTGCTGCGCGACCGGCTCTTCGAAACCCTTGCCCCGCCGGAGCCCGAGGCCGAATCCGGCTTCGAGATCAGCGGCGGTGCGCTCGAGGTCGGCGCGGTCACCGGGTGGCTCGCCGAACATGCGAAAGTTGGTGTCCGACACGGTATTTCGGTGGTCGGCACCAGTGCGCCCGGCAATGGGGACACACGCGCGCTCGCCATCGCCGCCGCGGACGGCGAGAGCGGCTACATCGATGTCGCCGTGCTGACCCCGGAAGACGAAGCCGCACTCGGCGCTTGGCTGGCCGATCCGGCCGTGCCGAAGGCCCTGCACGAGGCCAAGGCCGCCATGCACGCGCTGCGAGGTCGCGGCTGGACCCTGGCTGGTCTCACCAGCGATACCGCCCTGGCCGCCTACCTGGTCCGCCCCGGCCAGCGCAGCTTCAACCTCGACGATCTCTCGCTGCGTTACCTGCACCGCGAACTGCGCGCCGAAACCGACGAAACCCCGCAGCTGTCCCTGCTCGACGACGCCGATACCGTGGACGCCGAGCTGGCGCAGACCGAAATGCTGCGCGCGAGGGCGGTTCTCGACCTGGCCGAGGCACTCGACGGCGAACTGCGCCAGATCGAATCCAGCGCACTGCTCGACGATATGGAACTGCCGCTGCTCAGTGTTCTCGCCGAACTGGAGAACGCCGGCATCGCGGTCGATATCGAGCAGCTCGAGAACCTGCAGCGCCAATTCGCCGATAAGGTCACCGATGCGGCCACCGCCGCCTATGGCGTGATCGGCAAGCAGATCAACCTCGGCTCCCCCAAGCAGCTGCAGGTGGTGCTCTTCGACGAACTCGATATGCCGAAGACCAAGCGCACCAAGACCGGCTACACCACCGACGCCGATGCGCTGGAATCGCTGTTCGAGAAGACCGAGCATCCGTTCCTGCGGCATCTGCTCGAGCACCGCGACGCCACCCGGCTCAAGGTCACCGTGGACGGTCTGCTCAAATCCGTCGCCGACGACGGCCGCATCCACACCACGTTCAACCAGACCATCGCCGCCACCGGCCGGCTGTCCTCGACCGAGCCGAATCTGCAGAACATCCCGATCCGCACCGATACCGGCCGCCAGATCCGCGACACATTCGTGGTCGGCCCGGGCTACCAGTCGCTGATGACCGCGGATTACAGCCAGATCGAAATGCGCATCATGGCCCACCTTTCCGGTGACGAGGGCCTGATCGAGGCCTTCAACTCCGGCGAGGATCTGCACACCTTCGTCGCCTCCAAGGCCTTCGATATCCCGCTGTCGGAGGTGACGCCCGAAATGCGCCGCCGGATCAAGGCGATGTCCTACGGTCTCGCGTACGGCCTGAGCTCCTATGGCCTTTCGGCGCAGCTGAAGATCAGCACGCAGGAGGCCAAGGAGCAGATGGAGGTCTACTTCGACCGCTTCGGCGGCATTCGCGACTATCTCTACGAGGTCGTTGAACAGGCACGCAAGGTCGGCTACACCGAAACCCTCTTCGGTCGCCGCCGCTACCTGCCCGATCTGGACTCCAGCAACCGCCAGCGCCGCGAGGGCGCCGAACGCATGGCCCTCAACGCGCCCATCCAGGGCACGGCCGCCGACATCATCAAGGTCGCGATGATCAACGTGCACAAGGCGATCAAGGAGGCGGGCCTGCACTCGCGCATGCTGCTGCAGATCCACGACGAACTGGTCTTCGAGGTCGCCGAGGGGGAGAAGGACACCCTCGACGCACTCGCCCGCGAACAGATGTCCTCGGCGATCACGCTGTCGGTGCCGTTGGACGTCTCCGTCGGCACCGGGCGCAGCTGGGACTCCGCCGCGCACTGA